The stretch of DNA ACACTTCTTCTTGATCATGAAACAATCTCTACCATTCATAGCATATTGTAACCCTTTGCGTTGTTATACAGGCATTCATCCATTTATTTGAGGTAAAACCATCATCCTCATGAGAAGTGAGTATGAATGCATGTGGGCCGTTTATGATGCGTGAGACCTGTTTCATCCTAGACATTTTCCGCCCATGGAGAAGTGCCCTTCAGCCATGTTAACCGTTTCGATTCTGACAACAAGTATGTCATGGGGAAATTCATGATTTGAACACAAGGTTTGGATCTTGAAGAAAATGCAAAATCGTTCTATCTTTATATCAATGGACCAAAGATAAATGatcacaattacacacaaggTCAGCAGAGGTAAATTGGTGTTCCTTACCCCGAGTCTGCTATTGATTTCTCAATGTGCCTATGACTGTGGCACCAGCTGCCTGACATGATAGTGACCATGACCATGTTCCATTATCCCATAATTGTTGCTGCCAGCAGGTTgtcattctctgtctgtttgcgtACTCCTCCCTCTAGCCTGACACCCTGTGTGAAGCGTGCTTGCCTGTTTGTCGGATGAATTATAATCTGACAAATTCATCAatgttcatttatttacaccCCCTCATGCATTAGTCAGACTCACCCTAACGCACTGACATGAATACTAACCCTTGGGGGCAGTGGCATTAATGTTCCTGTCCTCATTCAGAGAAATTGAAGTGTACTGGTCATGATCAAACATATTGAGGTTCTACTGAAAAGCACATCTGAAGCAGTCTGAGGTTTAAGTATTGATCTGATGTTAAATATTTTTGCTTGTACAGATCACTGTTTTTTGGATGAACTGAATGCAGTGTGCATTTCTGCTCATGTACTCACCTCACCTTCTACTCCACTTCTTTGTCATTAAGTAGGGTAGCATGCAGGGGGATTgtactcttctgtgtgtgtgtttattaattcGCCCCATAATGCTGTGCGCATGTGCCTGTTAGAATGGTTAATGTTCGATTCTGTGttccattttaaaatgtattcgTGTTCCGTCCTTTTTTAGAGTCTATACTATGTGTACGTGCCTGTTTGCGATTCCCTGTGTATTAGCGTATATGTCCACCCACCCACTGTGCTGTGTCAATATTAAACCTCTGTCCTGCTCTGTTCTGTATGGGATTTCCCAAGTGTGAATACAGTTGCATTCCCGGAGCTTTGCGGTGTATGGAACACGGGAATAGTTTTGAAGGCTGaaatctgtctctctatgcCTCATtacaaactaaatgccaaaatATCATGTGTGCATGCTAATCAGTCAAAGTCTCTTGCAAGACctgcaaataaacaaacaaatgaattatTCCGTTCAGAAATCTAAACTGTTTCTAAACACCATCTTAACACCACACATATTGTTAGGTAAAAAtgcaccctagttacctcaggactccggagctgcatataagtatatttattagaaaaacaacaacaacaattgcaatcaggctcactcccagcacaaggctgcacaaggtttatatagacagaagtttagcgttcagcagggataaccacgtggtggatctctgacgtccgaggcaaggatggaagttttgccaggtcggaagaagcttatcacctctggtctaaacatgctcttggagatatgcagactaagtggcagcGAATAtcctaagttacacacacgcagaaacacagaaaagccatgttcctgcttacataagtacatgattcatataaggtaattaataacacaaggcacttgattattatattctatataagtcattaacagtgtttggaaattatctccatcacataTACTGTGTACTGTGGAGTGAAAAGACTAGGTGATTCAGTGCCATCAATTATTCTTTACAACTTGTGTAAACCAGGCCCAAAAGATCAGCAAGAGTAGGGTTTGATCAAATTCATCAATGATGATAGCTGATGTGCCGGAACTCCAGTCAAAAAGCAGTTTCAATACATAGAGGCTGAGAGAACGGGGAAATCCAGATAGCAGTTAAGGACAGGGAGAAGTCAAAAGCCCGAAGCAGGCAAAAACCTTTGGGGAGAGGAACAACAAAGGACAGGCAAGGTCAACACAATCCAAAATCCAGAATTTGGTAAAAGTACAAGACGTTCAGAATCCAAATTACAGGCAAAGTCAATGATGGAGAAATAGGCAAAGATCAATGGCATGAACCTGATGTGAGAATTCATAGAGATAACCTGGCAAAGAGGGCTTGACATAGAAGGGTCTATAAATGTGGTTGATTATGGTGAAGAACTTCAGGTGAGACACGAGGATCGCAGGCCACAGGAACGGTTGAACAGTCAATAATGGCAGGAACTTAGAGAACAGAGACACGCAACAGGAACagcacagacatccacacaggaGGCCAAGAAGGAAATAAGGATCATAGAGCAGAATTACTGGATGTGTGCTTGACAAGTTAGTTATTCAGACTTACACTTATCTCCACTTTTACAGTACTACGTGATTTTTCATTCTGTAATATTCTAAAATCAACAGCTATGCTATACTACTGTACACGGCCTAAGGCAGCCTTCAGTTTTAACCTTCAGTTGTGATCCCTCACGGTGTACTACCAATGAAGAACCAGAGCAATTCATTCCCAGCGTAACACTGTACAATGGGCCAATGGAAGTCATAACAACGGATGATTTTATCATATCTGCCATCTCCATCTGTCGTGATCACTAGTTTAAAGACAACAAAGAAATAGTAAAGAGATAAAgttaaagaaacacagaaaacacatatAGAAAAGGTATCTATGATTTtattaataaaaacaaaacaaaaactgcgGGAAAAGTATAGTGTGTAAGTGCTGTGTATAAGATGGAAGATAAATCAGCTACTCCCAagcaaatgtaataaaaacCAATAATGCACTTACCACGTGGTGATATAACTCTGCCTATTAtaacacacaataaagaaaagaatgacAATAGTGGCCCAGAAAAGGTAGTCCATTTTTGAATATTTGAATCAGCTGAGAGCTAAAGACATCACGCGCACAGAACATGGCCTCATATTAGCCTGCCTATCTAATGTCTGACTTTATCTAAGTCCTAAATTGCATTTCAACCCATTCAAACAATTTAATTTAGTGTTACCTACTGGTTTGCTTTTAGCCTGCCTGTGAGACTATCATATAAAAGATTAAAGAACCGGTAAAATACATTCTACACTaccatgttgtttttaaagcTTTTTGGGAGCTGCTTGGTACTCATTCTATATTAAATAAAAGtcttcagtaaaaaaaagattgaTATAGAGTCCCCTTGGAAAACTGAAAAAATGTATGTACAAagtttttttaaggaatcgaGCCTGGAGTCTCCACTGCAACAGCAGCGAAAACTTTGCTAATGTGGATCTGTTTTAAAAGGTCATGAGATGACCTTTATCTGCATTTTGCTTTGTAGAACCTGGGCCAAGCATTCCTGCTATGTTACAGAAATTTTAGTATGGCAGTCTTGCCAGTCGTGCGCATTAATAGGAGTCCTGTGAGTGAATTCTGATATACTCCCCACCCCCGAGGTCAAAAGGGCAGTCATAAACCATTTACTACCAGTGACAGCTTAAACGTTCCCTACTTTTATCTGCCCACTCAGTGAGTCCTTTTTCTTACTTTCCTCATTTCTCACAGGTGGATTTTCAGATACGGTTCATCTTCAAAATATGTGATTTCTTACGCCACACTCATTTCAGTCAGATTCAAGTGGTTGTGCgctgtgaaaagtgtttattgGTAAAAGCAATTTACATTGCAAGCCATTTTGTGCCgactttcttttttaaattgtgATCTGCATAGGATGTATTTTTTCTGTTAATGAGTAAATAAAACTAATATGTTCTATCATAAGAATACACATTGTATTTACCATTCTTCATCATAGCATTTCCCACAATGAAGAATTTGGCATAGGAATAAAATCCTAACTAGCTGTTTTTTCATAATACTTATCTCTTATAATAGTACTGCAAGGTCTAAATTGGGTCCAGACATGAATTGTTGTGATTTATCTATAAGCCATTATAGAGTCCTCTCAAAACATCCAGAATAGCATCATTCCAGAATGGTACAGCAGAGTCCTTAGCTGTTGGTTGTAAGATCAACTTTCCATCACAAATACTGAATTACAGAGGCATGAACTTTATACATCCCTGAGGAAATATATTTCGAAGAAGAAGGTAATGGTATTGCAGACAGTCCGTTTTGACCATTATTCTTACAATTAAGATGATTCTCTTAAATGAACACTATAATATTCTCCTTCTacataacacattttcaaaacatgtttATAGTTAGCCACATGAGAAAGAAATGAACCTTATGAAATTTCTCCTCTGTTTTGTTCCTAAATCAATCATGAACATAATCAAAACAACGCCAATGCAATACATTTGGGCTACCCAGTCAAAGCAGTTTCTATTGCTCTCTTCAATTAATTTGTGATCCTAGAGCAGCCAAAATACCCTTAGTGGTCAATGCTTAATTTCTATGACTGTTTATTGCGTGTCACTTTGATTCATGATAGGGGAGCATTGACAGCATTTGCCATTTTCACTGGATGTGctctagggtgaccagatgcaaacagaccaaatgtgggatgagtagtaagtttgtgtgggacaatgtgggGCATGTTTAGAGGTAACCCAAAACTTTGATTTTGAGACAACAGAAAACAGAATTTGTCTCTGAACTGTAATGCGTAAGTAAAGGCCATCAAAGATACAGGCTACAGCTTTTTGCTAAATTAAAGATATGATGAGCCATGATGTCACCTGGTAGCCTTTACCTTATTTGCAAAGTTTGTGCAAGTTTGTTTTTTGAGACGTAGTTCACCAACCACACGTCTGCACAGTTTGATGActgccttcactgctctcttctttAAGAAAAAGCCTCGCCATGATGCATTTGTATGAGCCAAGTTTCTTCCTTTGACGTAGCGCTACTAAATAGAGTACAAACTATGCAGCAACGACATAAGCAGCTCATGTGCCGGGTGGGTAAAAAAAACCCGCATTCCTctgttcttatttctgacaattaaaaaccaaatgaAAGTGCCAGACATTACCTCAATATGCGGGATGCAGGGCAAAGGGTTGAATTGCTATGACACCTGATCACCCTAATGAGCTCATGCCAGAAATTACAAATTATGTAGATGAGAGCACACTATGATGTAGAAGTCAAAATGTTTCTGACTTTCTATATCTTACTCCTACATCACCCTCTCCTATTTGTTAGTCAAAAGAAGGGAGGGCAGATTTAATCTCTTTAATTCACTTGAAGTGTGGTTGGTGTTTTATGCTGGATGGTTCACAAGGGATTTGGGTGAGAGGGTAATGTAgattgtgtgtgcataggtgtgcttgtgtgtacgtgtatgtgtgtgtctgtctgtgttcatgtttataaccACTCCTCTTAGATTACACACAATGCTTTGGTGTGGTTTTCCACTGTGCTCAGCATCTTTAATGCGTCAGAATGCATTAATCTTGCTGTCCCACTCACCGATGCCAAACGTAATTTAACAATTTGGATCAACTGCAAAGGCAGCCCAATCTGATTTATATCTCAGGGAATGCAGAaagcttggtgtgtgtgaagcgagGCCTTTTGCAGATGTTAAATTCCATACCCAAAGTATTGTTGCAAGCAGTGAGCAtgttgtgcacgtgtgtgtattcCGAGTGTTGTGGGTGACATATAGTGTGCCAGTGCGAATGCGAGAGTGAGTGCGTTATTTTTAATTCCGTGATAATGTTCGAATATGGAATGTCCATTGGTTTTCTCTTAGGTTGATGTTAGTGTGTATTTTTCTGTTAGCAATTGGATGTGTTTTGATTTTTGCCCtaccttttttttactttttttttacctgatgtTTTGGTGTCTTGCCTACCCTTGCCCACTGTCTTGTGTAAGCATAAGACCGTGCCCACTAAACTATATATTACTTAAGAATAGCAGGTGAGTGAAtgcatgtatttgtctctcATTATCGACATGTTAAGTGAAAAGATCTGATTTTGCCTGTTCGCTAGAATGTAATAACATTCTAATTATTCAGTTATGCATTACTTTCCAGGTTTAAATTGAGTTATTCTGATGCGATAAAGTTCAGGTTAGTTTAAAGCCAAATCTATCCGACTGACTGGTATGTGAGGGGTACAGCGACACACTTGATCAATACATGTATATGTAATTACTGGCATTACTGGTCATTACTAACACCACCAACACCGTTTCTCAATAGCTTGGGCTACACTGAAAAGCGAGGTAAAACAGCGCAACTGTTTGCAAACCAGATAGCATCTGTGGACAGGGCTAACCTAACTTAAAATGCATCTTTTCAGGTTACATCGGGTGCATTAGAGAGCGGGGGAGGGAGCCCGAACAGGAGGGGCATTGCTGTAAATCCAGGAGTGGCCAAGGACGCTGCGTAGAATAGATTGGAACACCTCCACGGGAGCACTGCAAAAGAAGTGTAGGATGGAAAATCGAAGATTGAAAGAAAATGCAAACGGATTGAACCAACATTATAAAGGAGGCTTTTACAAAAAGTGACGGTTAAACAGTTTCCCTATGTTACCGAGAGTTTACGCACGGCTTTTGTAACTTGGAGAATAAACAGTGGTGTTTGTTCTGTGATGCACTGAAGATGATCCGCACGCCTTTTGATATGGATGAGCTGGATGGTCAAGATGAGTTTTTATACTGATGATGCCATGGATATTTGGAACAATGGTTCCACAGAACTGCACGAAGTGTTACAGAGATCAGGGACAAATAACTCCAACTtaaacaacacaaatgtgaCAGAGACACATGATACCAGCCGTTTTACCCTTTCCCGAGCCGTGCCACTGGGCATGGTCCTCGGCGCCTTCATAGTATTTGCTATAGTTGGGAATATACTTGTTATTCTGTCTGTTGTTTGCAACAGACATTTGCGTATCCCAACAAACTATTTTATCATAAATTTAGCTATTGCTGACCTGTTGCTGGCCACTACcgtcctgcctgtgtctgcTACTTTGGAGATTCTTAACTACTGGGTTTTTGGGAGAATATTTTGTGATATATGGGCCGCGGTGGATGTTTTATGTTGCACCGCATCTATCATGAGCTTATGCGTAATATCTATTGACCGTTACATTGGAGTCCGCTACCCACTGCAATATCCATGTTTTGTAACGGAGAGACGAGCGATTTTTGCCATGCTTGGTGTGTGGGCTCTTGCCATTGTAATATCTATTGGACCCTTGCTGGGATGGAAAGAACCTCCTTCAGAGAATGACACCGTTTGCCTTATCACAGAGGAGCCCTTTTatgctcttttttcctctttgggTTCATTTTATATTCCACTGGCCGTTATCCTTGCCATGTATTGGCGCGTGTATATTGTTGCCAAAAGGACCACTAAGAATTTAGAGGCAGGTGTCATGAAGGAACGCATGGACTCAAATGAGTTTACGCTTCGGATTCACTATAGAGGCTCCAACACACAAGACGACTGCGGTGGGACATCTAAGGGTCAAGCCAGGAGCTCACTGACACTGAAGCTACTGAAGTTTTCCCGGGAGAAGAAAGCTGCTAAAACACTTGGAGTCGTAGTGggcatgtttattttatgttggCTGCCATTTTTCCTCGCATTGCCCATTGGTAAGTGAATATTTGACTTCACAGTGATGACCACCCTGACACATTTTCAACAGTGACGTGTATTACAGTTAGATAGGACGCATTTATTCAAGTGAGGGCACtttacaaacactctctcttgaACACCTTCACCTCTCTTGTTTCATGACGCAGGAGTAAATGTGTTGCACTGGAATACAGGCCCCTAAATAAAGGTCAAGAAGCAACGGTCAAGATTCCCCCCCAAATATCTTATCGTTGATCGCGCCGTTTATTTAGcgccagtgtgtgtttatcatcGTGTAGTAGCACATTTGTTGTTCAAAAATAATAATCACATTTATATGAATCCCTGCGAAAAGACACGCCAGATTTATTCAAGTTTATCGCGCTCCACCTTGATGTCAGGTCTAATCCTTTCACACCCCAttccttctcattttttattgTAGATACTGGTGTGAATAATGTTCCTCATTGGTCTATAGGCAATTGTTTTTCATACTTCTCAATGTAAAAGGAACATGGCAAATAGCAATGAAAAAGGTGCAGGCTATGTggcaaaacatttatttttccattaTTGTAGTGTCAACTATCAAATATGCCAGCAAAAAAACATCGCGCACAGTTTACATTACTTGTTCAGTTCACAGGTTGGCATCCTCCACAGTTCACATTAGCTATCTGTTGTCAGTCTTACTATAAATGTACCCATTACTACATGTACTGAAAATGTCCTGCTCTTTGGATTGGCATGGTTTACATGGTCAAGTATTGTTTTATATATTAAAAGGGAAATAGcctatatgttatgttattttaattaaaaatgtagTTTAAATTAGTAGttttaattaaacaaaataGTTATAAAAACATGTTGAGGCTGTTTGTCCTTTTAAGAATATTTCAGCAGTTTTGTTGCATTTGGCAAATTTTCAAGAAATCACTAGGAGATCCATAGCAGATTTCCCTTGAAGAAAATGATTCACGGCCAGGAACAACTGCCTCTCTAAATCATGAAATGCATTCCCAACTATGGCATCCTTGATTTGTGTACCCCAACTTGATGTAGCTCTCTAAAATAGAAACAAGCTGTCCCCAAAATAGCAAGTCTGTGCCTCAATATTGGAGTCAGGACGATGCAATCATCCTCTGTTCATATTTTCTCCATGTTGTTGAGCAAACCATTTGTATCAGGTTCAGTCACACCATAATCAAAGTGACTAAAATCTGtcaaaaagaaggaagggaagaGGGTGACACAAGTGGAGgctctaaagtattttgttgagggcatgagagaaagaaagagacaggcagGTGTACACTAGGAGCATTCGGGGAGCATATGTCAGATATGTCAGACTACTAATGCAATGTGATTACTCTGGATGGCCTTTTCTAAAAAGCTATTATTTCAACAGAGAATTTGACTTAAGTCCTATGTTGCAAGGCAAtcaacaaaaagacaaacacaaaaaaagtgttttttgtCTGGTAATCAAACACCAGAATGAACACAGGCATGAAGTTAGTCTTGCAGAGCCCAATTTCTTTGCACCATACGCCTAGGGACAGCCATGGTAGATTTAGGTCTAAATGTTAGTGGGAACAGTGAGGTTGTTTCATAAACCAAACCTGTGCCTGATAGTCAGACTCTGAAGGACTACTATTGCAACTCAACTGGAAGCAGTGGATGCTCTGTCAAAAACCGTAGCTGCACTGCCCCAGACCACTATATGTTCTATGctatgctaactgtgcattgagcaatggaaaagagagggggggggggcactttgTCTTCTCAGTATACACGGAACATAGACAGTACCacacagtttaaaaagtaaataaacagGTAACAGATGTGAGACAAATCCAATGCTCTGTGGGGCAAGGCCCTTTCTTattacaaactcaactcatgacacacatacagtcccatttttacagttttttacagcTACTGTTTAGGCCAGGTATGTCACATTGTGGCTCATGTCTGCCCAAGGGAGGTCCCCATGGTCCTGCTAAGTTCCTCATGTACCTCATTAGAACAAGGACGTTGTGTATACACCAAAGTGCATATTGTAGGACCtcagggacagaaagaaagcatATCTGGGTCATTCCACGGCAAAcgtgacaatttaaggaaaattccccactcgaccatctcagatttggctgaaaaaattcaaggttgttcatacacttcttaatatgaatattagctctctactcccaatagttttgttacaataggatgttttacttaagacgctttttgagcagcgttttgtgaagagccattttcaaattgctattactagaaaagtatattcaagtctccagctttaacattgagctttccacaggccttcaaagatgctgcaacaaagcgtaaagtaaaattttcgcgcaaattcaagtaccccgaatactatgatatacccaagccacacccttggaagtccataatcttcaagtaatggtatcatatttaaAGCCTataaagtttgaaggagctagcttaaatacttttctagtaatagcaatttgaaaatggctcttcagaaaacgctgctaaaaaagcatCTCAAGTACAGGCActccctcccccctaaaacatatttttgtgacaaaactattgggagtagggagctaatattttggactatacctattaagaagtgtatgaacaaccttgatttttttcagccaaatctgagacggtcgagtgggagccattgtcccgtttggcgtggaatgacccatcTTTCAATCTTACACACAGTACAAAGAAACCTTATCTCAAGCATCTTAAggtgtaaaacacaaacattaaccTACAAGGCTTTGTGGAGGGATTGGAACATTTGTGATTGatcaatctatctgtctatgtatctatctactgtatctatctatctatctatctatctttctatctatcttatctatctatctatctatctatctatctatctatatgtctatttatctatctatctttcgatctatctatctatctttctagaCCATCTGTTGAGGAGAACCTGTGAGTCAGTGGGTGGTGTTATAACTGACAAAGAGGATGCACTTTCATTTGAAAAGCACAAATAATATGCCTGCCACTGAGGGGGCTAGAAAAGATGGCACATTTTAATTGGTTGTATTATGTGGGTAATGTAAGGTAATTTAAACAGGAAGTCACATAGGCCTTTGCTTAGGTAAGCTAATGGACGGATCTGAGAGGTTCATTTACTAACTGTCTCTATTTGCTGTGATCTCAGCGTTCTTGAAGTGAGCTGTTAGCTGATTCTATCACTGTCAGCATAATTTGGATCAATACTCATTAGCTACATCCTTATAGCCTAACCTGAATTCAGTGGATCATCTCTCATTTACGCACAAAAGTGTCTGCATGGGCCTttggtatatatataatatattattgatatatataatataattgatATTGATTTTATATAATTGATCACCCCACTGTTTTCATTGGAGTGAAATTCTGCAATATGTAGTATGTTGTAGCCCTAATGTACATTTATGAAATGGATACAGCAGTCATTTCCGTGAATGAGATTATATCTCCCACTAGTCTACATGTGTCAGGAGGTCAGCTGTACCTGTGACATGGGATCAGACAACATAGCAGAAAGCTACACTGAGcaaagaataattaaaaaaacagtCATGGTCATACAACTAAATATATAAATTGACAGCTTGAAGTAAATCAGAGATTCACAGATGCTGATTGACAGCAAAATTGTAATTGGAGGCAAGGATAATTTACACACGAACAGTGATGTTTCTCCCTCATTAAATTTTGATGAGATGAGTGTGATGTCACAATCTAGAATTAGAATTACAAATGTTATCTGCTGTACATGCAAATGATACTGATTTGTTTCCCAGTTCGATGACATATACATATTGTAGAAGTTTTAGTAATCACCATATTCGTTATAGCTGCCAATATAGCTGACTACTCTGCCTATTACTTTTCAAAATAGCTCATGTTTTTGTAGTCTGATTGCTTAATGTCACTAGACATTAGCCTACTCCTAagatcaaagtcaaagtcagtgTATtggcacaaacaacacacagaaacacacacgtgcatttagGGTGGCgacatgggacacacacacacacacacacacacacacacacacacacacacgcaagccgAGGTCGCCTACTCCTAAGATACACAACAGATATGTCCAATAGTGGCACATCATATCAATCATGGAAAATGATGATAAACTAAGGGAGATTATAGATGTTATAGAAAAGGTCCCACAACAGTTTCAtacagggagagacagcataTTACCCAAAAGCTTGACCAGCAGaggtaaatgtaaaatatgagtAGCTTCACTCGTACTCCTGTAGGGGCTCTATCTGTGCAACATGAACATCAGCAGATTTAACTcaggaacacaaacaaaaggacaaaacAGATAATAAATACCACCACGAGGGAAGCATAGAAGCAGTTTCTACCAGTCCAGAGATTGCATTCCAAAGCTTGAGATATTTTGGAGAGGTATTAGATAACATAATTTAATCTGCAAAAGCCACCATAGTTAGAGTCACATTATGCAGCTACCTCAAAAAGCTCAAAAATAGTTTATACTCTGACTTAGAGACAGAAATGGGGAGTGTTTTGAAACCGCAGAAGCACAGCAGAATGCATATTGTTACTAATATTTTGCTAATCAGCAAGAATTTAAGAAATTACGAACTTCATTTGAGGTTTTGGGCATGAAATTATtaagtttgtgtttttattggaTTTAGATTGTTATCGCGGGGTATTGCAACAGAGATTGAAATATAGCACCTCTAAAGCATTTCTTACAGAACCCACTGTCAACATAGGATCAACTGATCCTCTTATAGAACCCACTGTCAACATACGATCAACTGGTCCTCTTACAGAACCCTCTGTCAACATACGATCAACTGGTCCTCTTACAGAACCCACTGTCAACATAGGATCAACTGATCCTCTTACAGAACCCACTGTCAACATACGATCAACTGGTCCTCTTACAGAACCCACTGTCAACATACGATCAACTGGTCCTCTTACAGAACCCACTGTCAACATACGATCAACTGGTCCTCTTACAGAACCCACTGTCAACATAGGATCAACTGATCCTCTTACAGAACCCACTGTCAACATACGATCAACTGGTCCTCTTACAGAACCCACTGTCAACATAGGATCAACTGATCCTCTTACAGAACCCACTGTCAACATAGGATCAACTGGTCCTCTTACAGAACCCACTGTCAACATAGGATCAACTGATCCTCTTACAGAACCCACTGTCAACATACGATCAACTGGTCCTCTTACAGAACCCACTGTCAACATACGATCAACTGGTCCTCTTACAGAACCCACTGTCAACATAGGATCAACTGGTCCTCCTTGCTCTATTGCATCCAGGCTGCAATCACCATAGATACTACCACATGGGATATGATCACCAAAGATACTACCACATGGGATATGATGTCCCTGAGCCCCTTTATGACAGGCTGCTAAATGTCAAATTCTAAATCTGTTACTCCTATCATCAGAAGTTTCATGCGCCAAATGAATAGGGAAGAGGGAGATGTGCAATTGGCTCCTGTTTAGTGCTGATC from Clupea harengus chromosome 8, Ch_v2.0.2, whole genome shotgun sequence encodes:
- the adra1ba gene encoding alpha-1A adrenergic receptor; amino-acid sequence: MSWMVKMSFYTDDAMDIWNNGSTELHEVLQRSGTNNSNLNNTNVTETHDTSRFTLSRAVPLGMVLGAFIVFAIVGNILVILSVVCNRHLRIPTNYFIINLAIADLLLATTVLPVSATLEILNYWVFGRIFCDIWAAVDVLCCTASIMSLCVISIDRYIGVRYPLQYPCFVTERRAIFAMLGVWALAIVISIGPLLGWKEPPSENDTVCLITEEPFYALFSSLGSFYIPLAVILAMYWRVYIVAKRTTKNLEAGVMKERMDSNEFTLRIHYRGSNTQDDCGGTSKGQARSSLTLKLLKFSREKKAAKTLGVVVGMFILCWLPFFLALPIGSFNASLRPPETFFKVIFWLGYFNSCLNPIIYPCYSREFKQAFIRILRCQCRHKKHRGLTAYNYRSNLGSSNHAYVDIHSACFNGSQQTLSSIHPSPAFVTKATVSKSELGQLPGWGPSSSSSSSMSGSPFPGDIQSVAGTVCPDQSKPGRMALLFPADKTALPTGDQNCREKEKCLKSDI